The sequence ATCAAGGCCATTAATTCTGTAGTTGATTGCGACTATCCCGCGGAGTGTATTCACGTGTTCCTCTCCTTCGACGGCGATCAGGTGGATGAACTTTACCTGAAAGTCGTGGAGCATCTTGGAGTTCCAATAAACTTGAAGAGGTATCCACAAAGCATTGATGTGACATATAAGGGTTCAAGGATAACAATCTCCCGGTTCAAACATGGTGGGAAAAGGCATTGCCAAAAGCAGACCTTCCGGCTTATCGATAGAGTCTACGAAAATTACCTTCGACGCAATGACGACCTATTCGTTTTGTTCATCGATTCGGACTGCATCCTTGACCGGGTATGCTTACAAAATTTCATGTATGATATGGAATTAAAACCAGGGAGCAAACGCAACATGTTAGCCATGACTGGCGTCATTACGTCGACAACGCAGAAGACGTCCTTGATCACCTTACTGCAGGATATGGAATACATACACGGACAGCTGTTTGAGCGGTCCGTCGAATCCGGCTGCGGAGCGGTGACATGTCTTCCTGGAGCACTTACAATTCTACGTTTCTCTGCCTTCCGGAAGATGGCAAAATACTACTTTTCGGATAAGGCAGGTCAATGCACAGATCTTTTCGATTTCGGTAAATGCCACCTTGGCGAAGACCGTTGGCTTACCCACTTGTTTATGATCGGGGCAAGGGAGCGATACCAGATTCAGATGTGCACAAGCGCTTTCTGCAAAACCGAGGCTGTCCAGACATTTCGCAGCCTGCTCAAGCAAAGAAGGCGCTGGTTTTTGGGATTTATTACCAATGAGGTCTGCATGCTTACTGATGCCCGTCTCTGGTTCCGCTATCCAGTTCTCTGTCTTGTACGGTTTATGCAGAACACTATCAGGACCACAGCActgctcttcttcatcatggTTATATCTATTATTACGACATCAAATCGCGTGTCCAACCTGCCTGTGGGCTTCATTGCAGTATCGCTAGGTCTGAATTATTTGCTAATGTTTTATTTTGGTCTCAAGCTACGACGATATAAGGCATGGCTTTATCCAATGATGTTCATCCTGAACCCGTTCTTCAATTGGCTATATATGGTCTACGGAATTTTCACAGCTGGACAGCGCACTTGGGGAGGGCCGCGGGCTGATGCCGCAGCGGCGGACTCAACCACGACACCAACTCAAGCGGCCGAACAGGCAGAAAAAGAGGGTGATGAACTAAACGTAAAAGTTGAAACGTTTACAACTGGAGCTGCACTTCCAGATAGTGTTCCCGTGCATCCTTCTGACAACATCGAAGGTCGATTTGCTCCTCCAGAGCGGAACTCGCAAGGATATTATAACAACAAAAATGTATCGGGACTCTCACTTCCTACACATTTCGTGCCTGATCCAGGGGTGCCACGCCTTCCTCTACATCCACGCAACTCGTTCGACTCTGAATTCACAACTGGATCAACGACCAATTCCATCTGCTGGCCCCGCCGGCTAGAGAGTATCGTGGCGGAAGAGGAAGGCATGGAGCAGGTTTATATCACAGTGGACGACCAGCAGAAGATGAACCTTGCACGGCAAGCTATGCTGTCAAATGCCTCGGTCGACGGAGTGCCTTTCGACTCTGTGTCAGACCAGGAAAAAGCCAGCATGTCTCGTGCCCAGGGGCCATACAATTCCGACAGGCGCTCAGTTTCACCGGACTTCCGATCGTGGAGCGGTCCATATAGCCGTCCGGTATTTGACCCGGCCCTGCGGCCGCGCGCTGGCCAAAGCCCTCTAAGAACGAGCAGCGCGGCTGAACCAGACGATGATGAGAACGGAATGGCCCATTCGGTGGAGTTTCCTAGGACGGCAGACGCATCTGTCGCCGCGGCGGAGTCTGATACTGAGCAGGAGCCCGTggggagaagagaaagacGGAGAAGGTTGACCAAACAGCCACGAGAACCGCATGATATGGTATGAGATGATTTATGTACATAGCAGTGGTTACTCCTTTTTGTGTgtattctttttttcttaccatcgattttccttttttctttttctttttctttttctttttcttttgttttgagACTCTGTGCATTGGCCTTGGTATGACTGACACGGCGTTTGGAACCTTTGAGCGTAGTACCTGTGGCGCAGCGACACGACTGATGTTATGTTATGAATGATGTGGAAAAAAAGCAACAGAAAGCTAGAAATTTGAGAAATTTTTGTGTAGCAATCATGACTGCCAGAATGCCATTTGCCATGCAATGAGTGTGTGTGCAAGAGTATTCTTGTTGCTGGACGGCGGGCGGTGAGGTGCATCGAAGCATCGTGGAGGAACCAGAATGTTCGATGAGGCGCCAAGACAAAAACGGAAGCAAAATTGGGAAATTTTCGCTCCAAAGAAAGCAGAAAGCTAAAAGGGCGATCCGTGACGACAGGCAAGGAGTGCCTAGTCTCGAATTATTATCACCTTTTTctgagatcaagaagaagagaaaaagataaCCCGAGGACGAACAAGACCTCAATGTAAGTTGCACCTATGtaggtttttttttttttttttttttttcgttgCTTGATTGGGCTTCTTGTTTTCACCCCTGCCCGCTGCCCCCCCCAGCCCATCGCACCCAGCCAGCATCACCAAAGAGGCCGCGATTGTGAGAGGGCGGATTCCTGACGCGCCTTGAAATCCCCAAGTGGCATCGACTGTCTCATTGGCCTCTGTGCTGCAGTCTAAAAAGTTTGCCTTGCGCGTTGCTGCCCCAAGGGAAGCTGTATTAAAGGGTGACTGTTTGCCCCCGCCCTCCATCCCACTTTGCTTGGGaacaggaaaaaaaaaagacccACGTTCAGCTTCTAATATCTTATCAAGGTTTTTGATGCTTGAGTTTTCTTTAACCTACTCAACGCCCGCCTAGTCTGCCAAAGTACGATAATTTGTTCAAGACGAGTTCGCTGATCTTCTTGTTACTGACTTGATTTGCCCGTTGTATAGATTTTTTATTCTATCCTGCGTTGCTACCGACACCCCCGATCCTCTTTCGCCGGACGTTCCCCCTCATTTGTTTTTTCTTGCCTTGGCGCAGTCGAAGAGAAGTTTTGAAAATCGTTGTTCCTAGCCGCCATGAGTGTCGTCGGCATAGATATCGGCTCTATGAGCACCAAGATTGGTGTTGCGAGGAACAAGGGTATTGATATCGTGGGTGCTCCCCCTGTTTTGATTGCATTGTCGGTTGTCTGGTCTTTCGCTGGGTGTTGTCCTCCCGTTGAGCTATGCTCTCTGCTGTAAGCTGGCGTATGCTACTGCGGATGTGAATCGCTCTGCAAAAAAACTTTCACTGGCTTTGCTCTGACTGCTCGATTTTGTGTTCTTGTCTCACTGACCAAGGACTCTCCGCGAGGAGCAATTTTAGATCACAAATGAAGTTTCCAACCGATCCACCCCGTAGGTTTACGCTCCTTAACAACCTCGTGCATTCACTCAAAGTCGTTTACTGACGAAATATGCTTGCACTTTAGTTCCTTAGTGGCCTTTGGCCCCAAGAACAGATTTCTCGGCGAGGCCGCAAAAACCCAAGAGATCTCCAATTTGAAGAACACTGTCGCTTCCCTGAAGCTCCTTACCGGTCGATCGCTCAAAGATCCCGATGTCCAGCTGGAACAAGAATATAACAGCGCCAAATTGATCGACGTCAATGGCGAGGCCGGTGTCGAAGTCTCCTATCTCGGCAAGAAGGAGCAATTTACGGCCACCCAGCTAGTCGCGATGTATTTGGGTAAGATCAAGAGCACTGCTTCCGCTGAATTAAGGCAGCCAGTGTCCGATGTCGTTCTCAGCGTTCCTCCGTGGTTCACTGATTCCCAGCGGAGAGGCATGCTGGACGCCGCCCAGATTGCCGGATTAAATTGTCTTCGCCTGATCAATGATACTACCGCTATTGCTCTCGGGTACGGTATCACCAAGCTCGATCTCCCCGCGCCCGAGGAGAAACCAAGGCGCGTGGCCTTTGTTGACATTGGTCACTGCAACTACTCTTGTGCCATCGTTGAGTTCCGCAAAGGCGAATTGAATGTCAAGTCGGTCGCCTATGATCGCCATTTCGGAGGTCGATATTTTGATAAGGCTCTTGTGGATCATTTGGCCAAGGAATTCAAGGAGAAATTCAAGGTTGACATTAGAACAAACCAAAAAGCAATGGCGCGAACGCTCGCTGCTgcagagaagttgaagaagattCTCTCTGCCAACGTGGCTGCCCCATTGAGTATCGAATGTCTCATGGATGATGTTGATGTTAAAGCATTCGTGAAGCGTGAAGAGATGGAAGAAATGGTCCGTCCGCTCCTTGATCGCGTCACTGTTCCTCTGGAACAGGCCCTCGCCGATGCGAAACTCAAGCCTGAAGACATTGACAGCATTGAAATGGTCGGTGGTTGTACACGTGTCCCCATCATCAAGGAGAAGATCAGTGAATTCTTTGGAAAGCCACTTTCTTTCACTCTCAACCAAGACGAGGCCGTCGCGCGAGGCTGTGCGTTCAGCTGTGCTATCCTCTCCCCCGTTTTCCGCGTTCGTGACTTCTCCGTACATGACATCGTCAACTACCCCATCGAATTCACCTGGGAGAAGTCTCCCGATATTCCCGATGAAGCAACATCCTTGACAGTCTTCAACAAAGGCAATGTCATGCCATCCACCAAGATCCTTACTTTCTATCGCAAGCAGCCATTTGACCTAGAAGCCCGCTATGCCAAGCCTGAGTTGATCCCCGGAAAGCCTAACCCCTGGATCGGCCGCTTCTCTGTCAAGAATGTGGTTGCGGACGCGAACGACGAGTTCATGGTATGCAAGCTCAAGGCGAGACTCAACCTGCACGGTGTGCTTAACGTCGAGACCGGCTACTATGTTGAGGATGTCGAGATTGAAGAGCCCATTccggaggaaaagaaggaaggtGATGTAAGTGCACGACCTAGCATTATGATCCCTACTGACTCATTGTCTTTTTCATGATCCCAAAGAAAAAGTTTTTTTCTAACGTGAAGAAACTTTTTACGCAGGCCATGGATACCGATGGTGCCAACGGTGACTCCGAGAAACCAAAGATGCGTAAAGTTAAGAAGCAAGTCCGCAAGGGCGACCTTCCTGTTATCAGCGGTACCGCGTCGCTTGACAAGTCCAAGGTGGAGGAATATACCGAAAAAGAGAATGCCATGCACATGGAAGATAAGCTTGTTGCGGATACCGAGGACAAGAAGAACGAACTCGAGTCCTACATTTACGAGCTGAGAGACAAGATTGATGGTGTTTACGCTGAATATTCAAATGAtgaggagaaagagaaagtcaAAGCCAAACTTGATCAAACAGAGGTACGTTCTAGAACCCTAACTACTtaccccctttttttttttttttcttcttttttttttttttttttggttttcacTGCCGCCAAGGACGGGCTAACAATGTTGTAGGATTGGCTATATGATGATGGTGAGGATACCACCAAGGCCGTTTATGTCGCCAAGATGGATGAGATTCGTTTCCTTGCTGGACCTATCATTCAGCGTCACCTCGATAAAATTGAAGCAGAGCGACAGGCTCAGCTGAAAGCCCAGGAAGAGGCGGCTGCAAAGAAGAGAGCCGAGGAAGAAGCGAAGAGGAAGGCAGAGGAGGAAGCCAAGAAGAAGGAGGCAGTGGACACGGAGATGAAGGACGCTGATGCCGATGCTCCGAAGGCTGGTAATAATGATGCTGAGATGGAAGAAGTCGAGTAGACGTGTGCATGGTTACTCCCGTTATGTTCCATCGGTTCTCCTTTTTATTCTAACTCCCCCCCGGCGTGCATGAAGAAGGTTTTAAAAGTCGCATCACCAGCTAGAATCATCCATCTGACTACAGAAATGATTACTCGGCGGACAGGCAGAGTGATTTCCCACTTAATTATGAGGCTGTTTTAGACATGAACTAGAGCAATGAATAATTATCGTCCCCTTTCCTCACTCTTCTTCCATCATTCGAGCTGTACAGTACAGAGTTCTCTGTCTGAGCAGCCCTTGGCCTTGCGTGTATTTGTTTGGCTGTTCGGTGGCCGCGAGCGAATCGACGGGAGACCAGGCTTGGGGCTTGTACCAAAGGGGAAATTGCCTCGGCAACTAGCAACCCCAGAGTCCCGCAGAACAAAGAACAATCGGGAGTCGGCTCGGCTGGCCAATTTCGTTGCGGTCGTACATACAAAAAGCCGAGCTCGTCGCTCGCATTGTCTCGTTTCCTTTCTCCTTcgttttttatttttttcaagctactctctctctctctatagCTATTCATTCATTCGCGTCTCCGTTTTCTTTTATCGGAAAGCTGTGAGTGTTGctttggtttcttttcttttcatcgTTGTGCCTCCCGCAGGGGTCTTGTTGCTATCCTGGCATGTACAGGACATACATTAACCGAGAAGCTGACGCGTGAGATAGGACGGTTCTTTATTCAATATACACATTCCAAGATGGCTCTTGAGAGATTAAATGCTGTCCTCCAGCAGTTGAAACCCGGCACGGGTGGAAGCAGTGTTGTTAATAAACTGTAAGTCCCAACAAACAAAGCCTCGCATGCTGTAGAAAAGATCCGTCGTCAGATATCATGTCGATATGGGTAAATCGAAGTTACCACCACAGCTGCTAACACGCTGTAATGCAGTTGCGAGAAGAACCCCGACGATGTTGTCATTACCGTCGCAGTTCGAAGCGCCATGACGAAGGGTTTCAAGGGTGGATTCAAGGATACAGACCTTGATATGCTTGTCTACG is a genomic window of Coccidioides posadasii str. Silveira chromosome 3, complete sequence containing:
- the SSE1 gene encoding adenyl-nucleotide exchange factor sse1 (EggNog:ENOG410PFSD~COG:O~BUSCO:3009at33183) yields the protein MSVVGIDIGSMSTKIGVARNKGIDIITNEVSNRSTPSLVAFGPKNRFLGEAAKTQEISNLKNTVASLKLLTGRSLKDPDVQLEQEYNSAKLIDVNGEAGVEVSYLGKKEQFTATQLVAMYLGKIKSTASAELRQPVSDVVLSVPPWFTDSQRRGMLDAAQIAGLNCLRLINDTTAIALGYGITKLDLPAPEEKPRRVAFVDIGHCNYSCAIVEFRKGELNVKSVAYDRHFGGRYFDKALVDHLAKEFKEKFKVDIRTNQKAMARTLAAAEKLKKILSANVAAPLSIECLMDDVDVKAFVKREEMEEMVRPLLDRVTVPLEQALADAKLKPEDIDSIEMVGGCTRVPIIKEKISEFFGKPLSFTLNQDEAVARGCAFSCAILSPVFRVRDFSVHDIVNYPIEFTWEKSPDIPDEATSLTVFNKGNVMPSTKILTFYRKQPFDLEARYAKPELIPGKPNPWIGRFSVKNVVADANDEFMVCKLKARLNLHGVLNVETGYYVEDVEIEEPIPEEKKEGDAMDTDGANGDSEKPKMRKVKKQVRKGDLPVISGTASLDKSKVEEYTEKENAMHMEDKLVADTEDKKNELESYIYELRDKIDGVYAEYSNDEEKEKVKAKLDQTEDWLYDDGEDTTKAVYVAKMDEIRFLAGPIIQRHLDKIEAERQAQLKAQEEAAAKKRAEEEAKRKAEEEAKKKEAVDTEMKDADADAPKAGNNDAEMEEVE
- a CDS encoding uncharacterized protein (EggNog:ENOG410PJ2V~COG:M~TransMembrane:6 (o6-24i31-54o74-99i427-445o451-472i479-502o)~BUSCO:1948at33183), coding for MCAALLEWFLWLAAFIYCLYKVFVKADHWSVKLLAVIMAVLFSALRGIFLPVMVVTLPLPSTITRYFPERLVSFLQWFAFWTFAVLLIVPWLFCIYRLVTNSLGRTKRIKEVLDVRIAPKTVIVMPVYKEEPPVLIKAINSVVDCDYPAECIHVFLSFDGDQVDELYLKVVEHLGVPINLKRYPQSIDVTYKGSRITISRFKHGGKRHCQKQTFRLIDRVYENYLRRNDDLFVLFIDSDCILDRVCLQNFMYDMELKPGSKRNMLAMTGVITSTTQKTSLITLLQDMEYIHGQLFERSVESGCGAVTCLPGALTILRFSAFRKMAKYYFSDKAGQCTDLFDFGKCHLGEDRWLTHLFMIGARERYQIQMCTSAFCKTEAVQTFRSLLKQRRRWFLGFITNEVCMLTDARLWFRYPVLCLVRFMQNTIRTTALLFFIMVISIITTSNRVSNLPVGFIAVSLGLNYLLMFYFGLKLRRYKAWLYPMMFILNPFFNWLYMVYGIFTAGQRTWGGPRADAAAADSTTTPTQAAEQAEKEGDELNVKVETFTTGAALPDSVPVHPSDNIEGRFAPPERNSQGYYNNKNVSGLSLPTHFVPDPGVPRLPLHPRNSFDSEFTTGSTTNSICWPRRLESIVAEEEGMEQVYITVDDQQKMNLARQAMLSNASVDGVPFDSVSDQEKASMSRAQGPYNSDRRSVSPDFRSWSGPYSRPVFDPALRPRAGQSPLRTSSAAEPDDDENGMAHSVEFPRTADASVAAAESDTEQEPVGRRERRRRLTKQPREPHDMV